From one Microlunatus sp. Gsoil 973 genomic stretch:
- the cofD gene encoding 2-phospho-L-lactate transferase → MQIAVLAGGVGGSRFVRGVRHAYPAARITVIVNTADDILLHGLHISPDLDTMMYSLGGAIDPERGWGRAEETWRVSGELAAYGVEPTWFGLGDLDLATHLVRTQMLDAGYPLSAVTQALCTRWLTDSDQLQLLPMSDDRVETHVVIDDPAAPSGLRAVHFQEYWVKLHAGPEARQVLQVGIDHSRPAPGVTDAITGADLILIAPSNPVVSIGPVLAVPGIRAAITGARAPVIGFAGIIGGAPVLGMAHRLLPAIGVGVDAASVGLHYGARGNGGVLDAWVVDDTDAGLLPRLDASGLTAVSTDLIMRDPSATGRFIQYGVKLATE, encoded by the coding sequence GTGCAGATCGCGGTCCTGGCCGGTGGTGTCGGTGGTTCCCGTTTCGTTCGAGGCGTCCGCCACGCCTATCCCGCTGCCCGCATCACGGTGATCGTCAACACGGCCGACGACATCCTCCTGCACGGGCTCCACATCTCGCCCGACCTGGACACCATGATGTACTCCCTGGGCGGCGCGATCGATCCCGAACGCGGCTGGGGCAGGGCCGAGGAGACCTGGCGTGTCTCCGGTGAACTGGCCGCCTACGGAGTCGAACCGACCTGGTTCGGCCTGGGCGATCTCGACCTGGCGACCCACCTGGTACGCACCCAGATGCTCGACGCCGGCTACCCGCTCTCCGCCGTCACCCAGGCGCTGTGCACCCGCTGGCTGACCGACTCCGACCAACTGCAACTGCTGCCGATGTCCGACGACCGGGTGGAGACCCACGTCGTCATCGACGACCCGGCGGCACCCTCAGGACTCCGGGCGGTGCATTTCCAGGAGTACTGGGTGAAACTGCATGCCGGACCTGAGGCACGTCAGGTGCTGCAGGTGGGCATCGACCACTCCCGTCCGGCACCCGGGGTCACAGATGCGATCACCGGTGCCGACCTGATCCTGATCGCCCCCAGCAATCCTGTGGTGTCGATCGGCCCGGTGCTCGCCGTACCCGGCATCCGGGCGGCGATCACCGGCGCCCGCGCACCGGTGATCGGATTCGCCGGCATCATCGGCGGTGCACCGGTGCTCGGGATGGCTCACCGCCTGCTGCCGGCGATCGGGGTCGGTGTCGACGCCGCCTCGGTCGGTCTGCACTACGGCGCCCGAGGCAACGGCGGCGTGCTGGACGCCTGGGTCGTCGACGACACCGACGCCGGGCTCCTCCCCCGGCTCGACGCTTCGGGGTTGACCGCGGTCAGCACCGACCTGATCATGCGCGATCCGTCGGCGACCGGCCGCTTCATCCAGTACGGCGTCAAGCTCGCCACCGAGTGA
- a CDS encoding WhiB family transcriptional regulator, producing MLEDYGLDPAVLDPGVGEDDGALAWQERALCAQTDPEAFFPEKGGSTREAKKVCLSCDVRSECLDYALANDERFGIWGGLSERERRKLKRRAV from the coding sequence ATGTTGGAGGACTACGGGCTGGATCCGGCCGTCCTGGATCCAGGTGTCGGCGAGGACGACGGCGCCCTCGCCTGGCAGGAGCGGGCCTTGTGCGCACAGACCGATCCGGAGGCGTTCTTCCCGGAGAAGGGTGGCTCCACGCGGGAGGCGAAGAAGGTGTGCCTCTCCTGTGACGTACGGTCCGAATGCCTGGACTACGCGCTCGCCAATGACGAGCGGTTCGGAATCTGGGGCGGGCTCAGCGAGCGGGAGCGCCGCAAACTGAAGCGCCGGGCTGTGTAG
- a CDS encoding glycosyltransferase, with protein MDESVAPGVHPEPSAEAFDPDDPWAWASVQDEPEIVDISHCRVTAVLVTQNAARWLPETLTALAGLTRRPDRVIAIDNESTDETLELLDDAIQRREIDEVYLGRHGYGYGDAIRSALSQDIAVHPEAAAPPGPDEWLWLLHDDAAPAPEALAQLLGHVVTDPSIDITGPKLLRPRRRHRPYQIAEIGESISTSGRRHLGLDSGEIDQGQRDQPARRLAVSSCAMLVRRSVWDELGGFDPAIPGFRDGLEFGWRAQLAGHKVLTTPAAAVVHRQVGRAGLRPSGFGGTRPEKTDREFGMALIAAHAPAGRGPFVWLRLLLGSLVRAVAFLIGKVPGQSGDELAAAWSFIRHPRRIHRMRTRIRSGRITPRGQSIVARLRPARFSGIRAGIDVITAAIGNRYVEIAGTEPEAASLDELTSDELSSTPDEKKNNPWFSPIMITLVLSVVACLVAARRVIGLGSLAGPQLLPINTDLGRLWHNFLDAVPGSPHTTTAPWTGLIAAAATIFAGQPEWLVTVLLVGTVPLGLLSVYPLLRRTIEDRRIRLWVAISYALLPVLLGGSNQGRLVLTVAAIMLPVLAIAGRALVLRRVGHPEAWRGGWGAGLALTVLGAFAPSLIVVALLLAVIAAFTVARQPRKIGRLAIAVGTPLVILSPWWPTILSSWGRLLTGPDPELEGTAVPGSGLLFLIGRDGGAGLPPLWIGLIVFGSFWAIAVAGLLRGYRRRSVLAGWLVGLVSLAVAVGLSRLLVDVPPAHVETRPYVGIFLLIAFGALVLAGGIGVDGYSQELGGRSFSVVQPLSVLAGVLAALISLMGAGWWLLDGMSGPVHRTQLTAIPPYIVDAQTGPNQVRTLAIDLRGGRAAYSVVAGDQTRLGDPERGYSLGGSVVAREQVSSVVSRLVSGSGDTDLAPDLADLGINYVWVSGADDDARSRITNTPGLSPASGSATGVVWQLTQPTSRVRLVSGQQIVRLADDPDGVRIPASSLQRILRLGVPADPRWRATLDGRPLMPLNDGNWQQSFTVPASGGLLRYHLASPIPWLPIGQGAALLITMVLAAPGVRRPEVRDPVQVARRVATVGPGGGSRIDLGGPITDFTELTTTGGFLTVSDGVTTSTGGSDGEGLLGTTTLDALRSGEQPMEATAIRSRGDR; from the coding sequence ATGGACGAGAGTGTGGCACCAGGAGTGCACCCCGAACCGTCCGCCGAGGCGTTCGACCCCGATGACCCGTGGGCCTGGGCCTCGGTACAGGACGAACCCGAGATCGTCGACATCTCCCACTGCCGGGTGACCGCCGTCCTCGTCACCCAGAACGCCGCACGCTGGCTGCCCGAGACACTGACCGCGCTCGCCGGGCTGACCCGCCGCCCGGACCGGGTGATCGCGATCGACAACGAGAGCACCGACGAGACCCTCGAGCTGCTGGACGACGCCATCCAGCGTCGCGAGATCGACGAGGTCTATCTGGGCAGACACGGCTACGGCTACGGCGACGCGATCCGGTCGGCGCTGTCGCAGGACATCGCAGTTCACCCCGAGGCCGCCGCGCCGCCCGGTCCCGATGAGTGGTTGTGGCTACTGCACGACGATGCCGCTCCGGCACCCGAGGCCCTGGCGCAACTGCTCGGTCACGTCGTCACCGACCCGAGCATCGACATCACCGGCCCGAAGCTGTTGCGCCCGCGCCGGCGCCACCGGCCCTATCAGATCGCCGAGATCGGCGAGTCGATCTCCACCTCCGGTCGCCGGCATCTCGGATTGGACTCGGGAGAGATCGACCAGGGTCAGCGGGACCAGCCCGCCCGCCGGCTGGCCGTGTCCAGCTGCGCCATGCTCGTCCGTCGATCCGTCTGGGACGAACTCGGCGGTTTCGACCCGGCGATCCCCGGCTTCCGGGACGGCCTGGAATTCGGCTGGCGCGCCCAGCTCGCCGGTCACAAGGTTTTGACCACGCCGGCCGCTGCGGTGGTCCACCGCCAGGTCGGTCGTGCCGGGCTGAGACCGAGCGGTTTCGGTGGCACGCGACCGGAGAAGACCGACCGCGAGTTCGGCATGGCGCTGATCGCGGCGCACGCCCCGGCCGGCCGAGGGCCGTTCGTCTGGCTCCGTTTGCTGCTCGGCTCGCTGGTCCGTGCCGTCGCTTTCCTGATCGGAAAGGTCCCCGGCCAGTCGGGCGACGAGCTGGCTGCCGCCTGGTCCTTCATCCGCCACCCGCGGCGGATCCATCGGATGCGCACGCGGATCAGGTCCGGCCGGATCACGCCCCGCGGCCAGTCGATCGTGGCCAGGCTCCGGCCCGCACGGTTCTCCGGAATCAGGGCGGGGATCGACGTGATCACCGCCGCGATCGGGAACCGGTATGTCGAGATCGCCGGCACCGAGCCCGAGGCGGCCAGCCTGGACGAGCTGACCAGCGACGAACTGTCCAGCACGCCCGACGAGAAGAAGAACAACCCCTGGTTCTCGCCGATCATGATCACCCTGGTGCTCAGTGTCGTCGCCTGCCTGGTCGCCGCCCGGCGGGTGATCGGCCTCGGCTCGCTGGCCGGCCCGCAACTCCTGCCGATCAACACCGACCTGGGACGTCTCTGGCACAACTTCCTCGATGCCGTCCCCGGCTCACCGCACACCACCACGGCACCCTGGACGGGTCTGATCGCCGCCGCGGCGACGATCTTCGCCGGCCAGCCGGAATGGCTGGTCACCGTGCTCCTGGTGGGTACCGTCCCGCTCGGCCTGCTGAGCGTCTATCCGCTGCTGCGCCGGACCATCGAGGACCGACGGATCCGGCTCTGGGTCGCCATCAGCTATGCGTTGCTCCCGGTGCTGCTCGGCGGCAGCAACCAGGGACGCCTTGTCCTCACCGTCGCAGCGATCATGCTGCCCGTGCTGGCCATCGCCGGCCGCGCCCTGGTGTTGCGGCGGGTCGGTCACCCCGAAGCGTGGCGCGGAGGCTGGGGTGCCGGCCTGGCGCTCACGGTGCTCGGCGCCTTCGCCCCGTCGCTGATCGTCGTCGCGCTGCTCCTGGCGGTGATCGCGGCGTTCACCGTCGCCCGCCAGCCGCGCAAGATCGGCCGGCTGGCGATCGCGGTCGGTACGCCGCTGGTCATCCTCAGCCCGTGGTGGCCGACCATCCTCTCCTCCTGGGGCCGGCTGCTCACCGGGCCGGACCCCGAACTGGAGGGTACGGCCGTCCCGGGTTCCGGACTGCTCTTCCTGATCGGTCGGGACGGCGGCGCCGGACTGCCGCCGCTGTGGATCGGACTGATCGTCTTCGGCTCGTTCTGGGCGATCGCCGTGGCCGGGCTGCTGCGCGGCTACCGGCGACGCTCGGTGCTCGCCGGGTGGTTGGTCGGCCTGGTCTCGCTGGCCGTGGCCGTCGGCCTGTCCCGGCTGCTGGTCGACGTTCCGCCGGCCCACGTCGAGACCAGGCCGTACGTCGGCATCTTCCTCCTCATCGCCTTCGGCGCACTCGTCCTGGCCGGCGGGATCGGGGTCGACGGCTACTCCCAGGAGCTGGGCGGACGGAGCTTCTCGGTCGTCCAGCCGCTCAGTGTGCTGGCCGGTGTGCTGGCCGCTCTCATCTCGCTGATGGGCGCCGGCTGGTGGCTGCTGGACGGCATGTCCGGTCCGGTGCACCGCACCCAGTTGACTGCCATCCCGCCCTACATCGTCGATGCCCAGACCGGGCCGAACCAGGTCCGCACCCTGGCCATCGACCTGCGCGGCGGCCGGGCGGCCTATTCGGTCGTGGCCGGTGACCAGACCCGGTTGGGCGATCCGGAACGCGGCTACTCCCTCGGCGGTTCGGTGGTTGCACGGGAGCAGGTGTCCAGTGTGGTCAGCCGGCTGGTGTCCGGCTCGGGTGACACCGATCTCGCTCCCGACCTGGCCGACCTCGGGATCAACTACGTCTGGGTCAGCGGCGCCGACGACGACGCCCGGTCCCGGATCACCAACACCCCGGGCCTTTCCCCGGCGAGTGGCAGCGCGACCGGGGTGGTCTGGCAGCTGACCCAGCCGACCTCCCGGGTCCGGCTGGTGTCGGGCCAGCAGATCGTCCGGCTGGCCGACGATCCCGACGGCGTACGGATTCCGGCGAGCAGCCTGCAGCGGATCCTGCGGTTGGGCGTACCGGCCGATCCGCGGTGGCGGGCCACCCTCGACGGCCGCCCGCTGATGCCGCTGAACGACGGAAACTGGCAGCAGAGCTTCACGGTTCCGGCCTCGGGTGGCCTTCTCCGATATCACCTGGCCAGTCCGATCCCGTGGCTGCCGATCGGTCAGGGTGCGGCGTTGCTGATCACCATGGTGCTGGCCGCACCGGGCGTGCGCCGGCCCGAGGTGCGCGATCCCGTTCAGGTCGCCCGCCGGGTGGCCACAGTCGGACCGGGCGGCGGGTCACGGATCGATCTGGGCGGCCCGATCACCGATTTCACCGAGCTGACGACCACCGGCGGCTTCCTGACGGTCTCCGACGGGGTGACGACGTCGACCGGCGGTTCGGACGGAGAGGGACTCTTGGGTACGACGACGCTGGACGCCCTGCGCAGCGGCGAGCAGCCGATGGAAGCGACCGCGATCCGCAGCAGGGGTGACCGATGA
- a CDS encoding DUF5719 family protein, translating into MSVRSAIRRATGPAEVVVAAAAAAAIGAAGFLVPAQQADPAASVAPLRGRTSTVCTTGTLAGGAGASRSDSAESQVYGATTRAEAGATGTLTGRYLGAGDSGTPVLSITNQGQGKIINSPDSSVVLVADGVLAGASAGMVYGDTDTGEDRGLSLGPCTAPAVEQWFTGLGATDTLRSQLVLTNPDDRQASVDLEFFGPKGPLSVPGGSGLIIPAGTSRTLSLEDLLGKVDGDITVRVKAGVGRIAAIARDLRADAKDTPSGVDWHPASAAPAITQVVPAVPGGAGTRRLVIFNPGQRRADARIEILGPDGPFAPADAAKVSINPNSTASVDVATGLARTIGTVRVISDQPVVSAVQSERPADKGASDIAINTAQQPINGIALAPAAVVDGSETEFAISNGGSRISEADVTLYNNEGVSLYHERIPVPAGGSIQRRISQAGPAFLVVRAQDGSSLYGGITLRQAPHGVSGLAAAAFVTPGLAGRARTPVDDPRVAQ; encoded by the coding sequence ATGAGCGTACGGTCAGCGATCCGCAGGGCCACCGGTCCGGCGGAGGTGGTGGTGGCCGCTGCGGCGGCTGCAGCCATCGGCGCGGCCGGCTTCCTGGTGCCGGCACAGCAGGCGGACCCGGCTGCCTCCGTCGCACCGCTGCGCGGCCGGACCAGCACCGTGTGCACGACCGGCACCCTGGCCGGCGGCGCCGGGGCCAGCAGGTCGGACAGTGCGGAATCCCAGGTGTACGGCGCAACCACCCGGGCCGAAGCCGGTGCGACCGGCACGCTCACCGGCCGCTATCTCGGCGCCGGCGATTCCGGCACGCCGGTGCTCTCGATCACCAACCAGGGTCAGGGCAAGATCATCAACTCCCCGGACAGCTCGGTGGTCCTGGTTGCCGACGGCGTACTGGCCGGTGCCTCGGCCGGCATGGTCTACGGCGACACTGACACGGGCGAGGATCGTGGACTGTCGCTCGGACCCTGTACGGCGCCGGCCGTCGAGCAGTGGTTCACCGGGCTGGGTGCGACCGACACGCTGCGCAGCCAGTTGGTGCTGACCAATCCCGATGACCGGCAGGCCTCGGTCGATCTGGAGTTCTTCGGGCCGAAGGGTCCGCTGTCGGTGCCCGGCGGATCCGGGCTGATCATCCCGGCGGGCACCAGCCGGACACTGTCGCTGGAGGACCTGCTCGGCAAGGTCGACGGCGACATCACGGTCCGGGTGAAGGCAGGCGTCGGCCGGATCGCGGCGATCGCGCGTGACCTGCGGGCCGACGCCAAGGACACACCCTCGGGTGTCGACTGGCATCCGGCCTCGGCCGCCCCGGCGATCACCCAGGTCGTTCCCGCCGTTCCCGGTGGGGCGGGCACCCGCAGACTGGTGATCTTCAATCCCGGGCAGCGGCGGGCCGATGCCAGGATCGAGATTCTCGGCCCGGACGGACCGTTCGCGCCGGCGGACGCGGCGAAGGTGTCGATCAACCCGAACTCCACCGCGTCGGTCGATGTTGCGACCGGTCTGGCCAGGACGATCGGTACCGTCCGGGTGATCAGCGACCAGCCCGTTGTGTCGGCCGTCCAGTCCGAGCGACCGGCCGACAAGGGTGCCAGCGACATCGCGATCAACACAGCACAGCAACCGATCAACGGGATCGCGCTGGCTCCGGCGGCCGTCGTCGACGGGTCGGAAACCGAGTTCGCCATCAGCAACGGCGGCAGCAGGATCAGCGAGGCCGACGTCACGCTGTACAACAACGAAGGCGTTAGCCTCTATCACGAGCGGATCCCGGTGCCGGCCGGCGGTTCGATCCAGCGGCGGATCAGCCAGGCCGGTCCGGCCTTCCTCGTTGTGCGCGCCCAGGACGGCTCATCGCTGTACGGCGGCATCACCCTTCGCCAGGCGCCCCACGGCGTCTCCGGGCTGGCGGCCGCGGCCTTCGTCACACCGGGGCTGGCCGGCCGCGCACGTACCCCGGTCGACGATCCGCGGGTCGCGCAGTAG
- a CDS encoding FAD-dependent monooxygenase gives MPTSEAVIVGAGPTGLSSAIGLLQQGRMVTVIDDRESHEPTSRAAVVHAYTLERLKTLGVADRLVELGLKINTFTLRDRDRLLFGIEFDRLPTAYPYVLMVPQSTTEQVLLDRLTELGGAVLRPRRLDRLEQHEDSVSAVLDDGSRVEAQYLVGADGMHSTVREQAGIGFAGGSYPESFALADVRLSDGIPPGEVILYFSPAGMMVVAPLPDGMFRIVATVDRAPRHPDVAFVQQLMDRRGPERHSVRVEEVSWGSRFHVQHRIAERYRSGRVLLAGDAAHVHSPAGGQGMNAGITDAILLAEELGAVLSGAQESRLDSYQEQRRPVAEQVVGLADRLTRLATIDAGRRRIRNAGLAIAGNLPPVRHRFARQLSGLNYR, from the coding sequence ATGCCTACCTCGGAAGCAGTGATCGTCGGCGCCGGGCCGACCGGGCTGAGCAGCGCCATCGGCCTGCTGCAACAGGGCCGTATGGTGACCGTGATCGACGATCGCGAGTCGCACGAGCCGACATCCCGCGCGGCGGTCGTGCACGCCTACACGCTGGAGAGACTCAAGACCCTCGGTGTCGCCGACCGACTGGTCGAGCTCGGACTCAAGATCAACACGTTCACCTTGCGAGACCGCGACCGGCTGCTGTTCGGCATCGAGTTCGACCGGCTGCCCACCGCCTACCCGTACGTCCTGATGGTCCCCCAGTCGACCACCGAGCAGGTGTTACTTGATCGACTGACCGAGTTGGGCGGCGCGGTGCTACGACCGCGCCGGCTGGATCGGCTCGAGCAGCACGAGGACTCGGTCAGCGCCGTACTCGACGACGGCAGCCGGGTGGAGGCGCAGTACCTGGTCGGGGCGGACGGCATGCACAGCACCGTCCGGGAGCAGGCCGGAATCGGCTTCGCCGGCGGCAGTTATCCCGAGTCGTTCGCGCTGGCCGACGTCCGGCTGTCCGACGGGATCCCACCAGGCGAAGTGATCTTGTACTTCTCACCGGCCGGAATGATGGTGGTGGCTCCATTGCCGGACGGCATGTTCCGGATCGTCGCGACGGTCGACCGCGCACCACGGCACCCCGACGTCGCCTTCGTTCAGCAACTGATGGACAGGCGCGGCCCGGAACGGCATTCGGTCCGGGTCGAGGAGGTCAGCTGGGGCTCCCGCTTCCATGTCCAGCATCGGATCGCCGAGCGCTACCGGTCGGGGCGCGTCCTGCTGGCCGGTGACGCGGCGCACGTGCACAGTCCTGCGGGCGGGCAGGGCATGAATGCCGGTATCACCGACGCGATCCTGCTCGCGGAGGAACTCGGCGCGGTGCTGTCCGGCGCGCAGGAGTCCCGGCTGGACAGCTACCAGGAGCAGCGGCGGCCGGTGGCCGAGCAGGTCGTCGGGCTGGCCGACCGGCTCACCCGACTGGCCACCATCGACGCCGGTCGCCGTCGGATCCGCAACGCCGGCCTGGCGATCGCCGGCAACCTCCCGCCGGTCCGTCACCGGTTTGCCCGACAGCTGTCCGGACTGAACTACCGCTGA
- a CDS encoding TetR family transcriptional regulator — MRRSAADTKSAILAAARERFGRDGYERTTIRAVAADAGIDPSMVMRYFGSKAELFTSVSAFDLRLPDTSTVPHSRVGRTLVEHFIDRWESDDSFLVLLRTAVTNEDAAGRMREIFADQLVPVARQQGFEDAEARVRVGLVAGQMLGIALCRYVLRLPPLVEMSVTELVEHVAPVLQRYLSPRRRPDRSR, encoded by the coding sequence ATGCGACGATCAGCGGCCGACACGAAGTCGGCGATCCTGGCCGCGGCCCGCGAACGTTTCGGCCGGGACGGTTACGAGCGGACGACCATCCGGGCGGTCGCCGCCGACGCCGGGATCGATCCGTCGATGGTCATGCGGTACTTCGGCTCCAAGGCCGAACTCTTCACGTCCGTCTCGGCCTTCGACCTCCGGTTACCCGACACCAGTACCGTCCCGCACAGCCGGGTCGGCCGCACACTGGTCGAGCACTTCATCGACCGCTGGGAGTCCGACGACTCGTTCCTGGTGCTGTTGCGGACCGCCGTCACGAATGAGGACGCCGCCGGGCGGATGCGCGAGATCTTCGCCGACCAGTTGGTGCCGGTGGCCCGCCAGCAGGGGTTCGAGGACGCGGAAGCGCGGGTCCGGGTCGGGCTGGTCGCGGGACAGATGCTGGGCATCGCCCTGTGCCGCTATGTGCTGCGTCTCCCGCCGCTGGTCGAGATGTCCGTCACGGAGCTGGTCGAGCACGTCGCGCCGGTGTTGCAGCGATACCTCAGTCC